AAAATCAATAAAATTAAGAATGATATGTATGAGTCTGGATCCATGAAATAGTTAACGAAATTATCTTATTTTTAGTATGTAATTAAATGCCTCTACAATAGGTATCCAGCGTTTGGAACTATAGATAATGTGGATAGAGAATTTAAGCATCTAAAAATCGGGCACATGGCCAGCTTCCTAGATCAGGGGTTATGTGAACTTAAAGAAAGATAAAGACTGCCAATTGGCAGCCATGAATGTACGAGGTTAGTATAATCATACATTCATATTTAAGGAGAAAAATGCTAATGAAGTTGGCTTATTTAGTTAGGGAAACCAAGAACATTTACTACCCTAACGATATTTCATATAATGAATTCAATAGCTATAATCAACATAATATTATAGTGAGGTATTTTGACCTTTTTGGCAAAGACCTATGTATTGCAGCAGATTATCACGGTTCATCCCCACATCAAGAAAGAGTAAAGAAAGGACAGGAGCCGCAGCCTGCCCTTTCTTTATGATATGAGGATATACACGTGATGAATTTACAACGTTCATAGGTTACAGGTTGACTCTCAAGGTGCCCAGCGCTTTAGCAATGTTCGGATCACGGTACGATAAGAAAAGACTTTTCTCCGTATCAAGGCTGGAAATTAACGCGATGTCGTCCGCGCTCAACTCAAAATCGAAAATGTCAAAGTTTTCGACGATCCGCTCTTTTCGCACCGATTTAGGAATAGCAACGACATCAAGCTGCACAAGCCAGCGCAGCACAACTTGAGCGACGGACTTGTTGTTTTTTTCAGCAATCGAGGTCAGCACTTCGTTGCCGAACATGTTATTTCGCCCTTCAGCAAATGGTCCCCACGACTGGTGCTGAACTCTCTGCTCTTTCATAAAAGCTGCGCTCTCAATCTGCTGATAGAACGGATGCGTTTCAACCTGGTTGACGGCGGGCACAATTTTGTTATGCACGATGAGATCCATCAGGCGGTCAGGTAGGAAGTTGCTGACTCCGATTGCCTTAATCTTACCTTCACGGTACAGGTCTTCCATCGCTCGCCAAGCGCCGTAGTAATCGCCGAATGGCTGGTGAATAAGGTACAAATCAAGATAGTCGAGTTGTAATTTTTCCAAGGATTTGGAAAAAGCTAGTTTAGCACTCTCATAGCCGGCATCCTGAATCCAGAGTTTGGTCGTGATGAACAGCTCCTCACGTGGTACACCGCTGCGCTTGATTGCGCGGCCGACCGCTTTTTCATTCAGGTAACCTGCTGCGGTGTCAATTAGGCGGTAACCGGCCACCAGTGCTTCGTATACTGCGTTCTCGCATTCTTCAGCATTAGGAATTTGGTAGACACCGAAGCCGATAATCGGCATCTTTACTCCATTGTTTAATGTTACGGTCTGCATTATTATTCCTCCCTTTGTTCAAATATGAAACAGCAAACAGCACGCATCGCAGGAATCCGGCAACGCAGCAATTCCAGTTACGGCTGATTTGAATTACTATCAGCATAGTACCTTCGTGTTACACGAAGGCAAGACGTTTTCAAAATTTATTTTCTAAGGAGGATTCGCATGCATACGGTCAAAGAAGCTGCCTTGATAACGGGACTAACCATACACACCGTACGCTTTTACACAGATAAAGGACTGGTGCCAAGCGTACAGCGTAATAAAGACAATATTCGATTGTTCGACGAAGAATCAATCAATTGGCTGTATGGAGCCAAATGCCTCAAGAAGACCGGGATGCCAATTAAAGTCATCAAAATGTATGTTGACCTCTGTCTTGAAGGGGATTCGACGGTTCCGCAACGTTGCGCACTAATGATGGAGTATAGAGAAGCGTCGCTCGTTCAGCTCGAAGAAGCAAAACGGCTCGTCGTCCATTTAGAACAAAAAGCAGCCCAATATCAGGACATTCTGGAGCATCGCACCCCAGACATAACCAATCCTGGAAACTGGCACAAAATTAAAAATGAACACACAGCAGCCGATTGAGAACCATCAAGTGCACATGTCTATTGTACGCTTGTTTCAACCACTCCCTTCGAAATCCGATTAGGTTTTAGATGAAGAATGTGTTAGTTGCGGAAAACTGCATTATATTATTCATGTATATGGTTTTTTTTGAATTCTGAAAATATTGGATATATATGCTATTTTTATTGAAAATTACGGTACAGAACTGGGGGAGGGGATGTATATGCTACAACAAGTAATCGATAGATTTAAGTTGAATGTGTTAATGATTGAGGATGTTCCGCAGTCTTTTAGTTCTTCAGTTTATAAAATCCGACTAATCGATCATCGTATAGTCTATATAAAAATTCCTTTTTCTAAAGCAAAGCTTGAACTTGAGTATACTGTACTTAAACGATTACGTCATGAGCTGCCTGTGCCAGAAATATTAGACTATTGGGAAGGGAATGAGGATGTTACTGGTGCTTTATTATTATCCGCAATTAAAGGTGTACCGATTAGAGAGCAAGTGGATACAACTCTGGCTTATGATATTGGAGTAAACCACGCCATGCTGCATTCAATCGTTCCAAATGAGCAGGATGATAAAAGTGCTGTTTCCAATGAGTATGGTCAATGGTTTGAGTTTATTAGGAGGCAATTTTATTCTTTTGCAGAAGATGTAAAAGAAGTAATTGATTCTCGTGTATACGAACAATCATTAAAGCACTTTGATCGGCAATTGAACGTACTTCCCTCTCCAGACGGACCTAGCTTTATACATATGGATTTTCGGCCAGGCAATATATTAGTTCATGAAAATCAAGTGGCTGGAATCATTGATTTTGAAAGTGTCCGCATTGGCGCAACTGAGATGGACTTCACAAAAATTAATCGCGATATTTTTATGAAGTTTCCTGGAACAAGGGATGCCTTTCAAAAAGGGTATGAGTCCATTCGTCCACTTATTGATTTGGAAGAAGTTTTACCATTTTATCGTTTTGCCGATGCATTTAATTCAATTGGTTGGTGTAAAAGAAGGGGAATTGAAAAGCATCAACCTTTTTTACAAGAAAACTTAACCTATTTAAATGGATTGTTAAATAGACATGATAGCTAAAAAATGATTAACCAGCTTAGTTATAGCTAGATCATCCAAATCTTTTGAAGAGTCCATAGCATGGGTTCTTTTTTTTTACGAAAATAGTTACATTTTGTGGCATGAAGTTATCATATAACTCTAGAAACTTATATCACATTATGATATATTAGTTTTAGATATATGTCGTTTTGTGATATATCTAATAAGATGGAGAAGGTGATTGGTTGAAGAAAAATGAACAATTAACGGATTCAATGTTTAACATTATGGCTGCTCTCACTAAACCTAGGCATGGATACGCTATTATGAATTTAATTGAAGAAACAACAAAGGGGGCAATAACCATAGGTCCTGCCTCAATGTACACCATTATTAAAAAGTTATTAAGTCAAGAGTGGATTTATTTGTATGACGGGACAGATTCAAGACGTAAAACGTATCTGCTTACTGAAAAGGGCAGAGAAGTATTGGAGGAAGATATTAAGTTAAGAAAACTAACGATTCAGTTAGCGGAAACTGGATTGAAGGAGGTTGAGTAATGAGAAGAACAAAATATATTATATCAGGTGGGTTAGCTTTTTCAGAGGATAAGGACATGGAAAAATTACGCCGATTTTCTTTGAAGGGTTGGCATGTCAGTGATTTTAAATTTATGGGATATTCACTTGAAAAAGGAGAAAGTTTAGATTATATCTATAGTGTAGATTACCGTTTAGTACAAGAGGATGAAGAAGATGAATACTTTGACTTTTTTCTCTCTTCTGGATGGTCACATATTGCCTCAAACGGAGATATTCATTTATTTCGAGCCAGATCTGGTACAAAACCGATTTATAGTGACCGAGATACACTGGTTGAAAAGTATAAAAATTTAAATAGTTCCATGAATTATGCAGCAGTTCCATTAGTTTTATTAACCGTATTGACCTGGGGTGGAACAATTCTAAGCTCAGGTCTCTTACAATCTATACTGCAGGTAATAGCTGTTATTCTTAGTGTGGTCGCCCTCCCAGCAGCTTGGACTGTAATCGCAACATACGCTAACAAATGGAAGGTAGAAGGAAAAAAAGGATTAGTCAATGTATTGAAAACGATACCATTCCTTGTGCTCTTACTAGCCATTGTTATTTTGTTAGTATTCGATGGGGTAGACAGTGCAGTTCTTATCTTAGTATATATGGTATTTGGAGCAGTTGCCCTTCCAACTATAATTTGGATTGTCATGTCTCTTTATCAAAAAACTGGGCGGAATAGTGTCAGAAAATAAATGTTTTAGAAAATGAGCTAAAAGGGGATATAGTTCAAAAAACATTTAATCTCATCGAATTAAACCAAAGCCTTATTACCTTCAATTGTAGTAAGGCTTTGGTTAGTAAAAATACAGTGCTTTCTCCGTAATGAGCTATACACCCCACAGCGTAAGCAGAGAAAGTGAATCACCATCGAATAATTTACCACTTGTTGTAATATGAACCTTCGGGATGATATAAGAACTTAAAACCGTGTTTTCTAGCCAATTGTTTGCTTTTTTCTTCATCTTTAAACGCAATGGTTACAACTTGTGTGTGGTATCGATTTCTTATTTGTTTTAATTGATCCATTTTTTCTAGTGCCCATTCATCTTCTCTAACAACCGAATACGAGAAGTCCTCCCACATAATGAAATCAACATAAGGTGCTGTATACTTGGCCAAGGTATCGAATCCCCAATTTTGAGCGATTGATAGATTGCCATTTTCGTTTTTAATTTTTTTTACAAATGATGTTAAGGCCTCATTTTGTGTTTTTTGTTCACTACCTGAAAGATATGAATCAATATTTCCTACGGTATCTAAAAAAACACCATCTAATTTTTTATCAGTAATTTGCGCTTTGATTTCTTCGAGCAGGATATGTTGATAATGTTCGGAAGACATATCCATTAAATATGAATCCCATTTCTCAAAGTACATCTTATTTCCATTTTTATCTTTATAAAAGTCATTCTCTAACAATTGATGATACAACGCTTGATTCCACTTATCAGCTTCCATCGAATTGATATACCCGTAAACAAGCGTTCCGCTGTCTTGAGCAGCAGTAATGTACTCTTCCTGCATGAGTATAGGTTCAATGATCACTAAATCAACCTTTTTCATTTCTTCACCAATTGCCTGAGTTCCTTCATCCAAGTAATAGTTGAACTGTTCTACTTCTGCCAATTTTCCTTTGATGTCTTCTGACTCCTTGAGCCTTTTTTCTTCCCCAACACCTTCCTCTGAAAATCCTCCGTTTAGCATATTTCCAATTAAAAGCGCACCTGAAAATAAAACAATAAGTAATCCAAATACTCTTTTCATAGTTATCACAGCCTATTTTTGTAGTGTTATTACATAGTATCTTATAGAAATCGATATTATGGAATTCATATAGTAAATCAGGAACTGTATGTTCAGAGGGGAGTTAATCATATTTTCCTATAGTAAATAATTGGGTTTATTAGTAAGCTGTTAAGGTACA
The Peribacillus sp. FSL H8-0477 genome window above contains:
- a CDS encoding aldo/keto reductase encodes the protein MQTVTLNNGVKMPIIGFGVYQIPNAEECENAVYEALVAGYRLIDTAAGYLNEKAVGRAIKRSGVPREELFITTKLWIQDAGYESAKLAFSKSLEKLQLDYLDLYLIHQPFGDYYGAWRAMEDLYREGKIKAIGVSNFLPDRLMDLIVHNKIVPAVNQVETHPFYQQIESAAFMKEQRVQHQSWGPFAEGRNNMFGNEVLTSIAEKNNKSVAQVVLRWLVQLDVVAIPKSVRKERIVENFDIFDFELSADDIALISSLDTEKSLFLSYRDPNIAKALGTLRVNL
- a CDS encoding MerR family transcriptional regulator encodes the protein MHTVKEAALITGLTIHTVRFYTDKGLVPSVQRNKDNIRLFDEESINWLYGAKCLKKTGMPIKVIKMYVDLCLEGDSTVPQRCALMMEYREASLVQLEEAKRLVVHLEQKAAQYQDILEHRTPDITNPGNWHKIKNEHTAAD
- a CDS encoding phosphotransferase family protein; the encoded protein is MYMLQQVIDRFKLNVLMIEDVPQSFSSSVYKIRLIDHRIVYIKIPFSKAKLELEYTVLKRLRHELPVPEILDYWEGNEDVTGALLLSAIKGVPIREQVDTTLAYDIGVNHAMLHSIVPNEQDDKSAVSNEYGQWFEFIRRQFYSFAEDVKEVIDSRVYEQSLKHFDRQLNVLPSPDGPSFIHMDFRPGNILVHENQVAGIIDFESVRIGATEMDFTKINRDIFMKFPGTRDAFQKGYESIRPLIDLEEVLPFYRFADAFNSIGWCKRRGIEKHQPFLQENLTYLNGLLNRHDS
- a CDS encoding PadR family transcriptional regulator, with the translated sequence MKKNEQLTDSMFNIMAALTKPRHGYAIMNLIEETTKGAITIGPASMYTIIKKLLSQEWIYLYDGTDSRRKTYLLTEKGREVLEEDIKLRKLTIQLAETGLKEVE
- a CDS encoding DUF2812 domain-containing protein, producing the protein MRRTKYIISGGLAFSEDKDMEKLRRFSLKGWHVSDFKFMGYSLEKGESLDYIYSVDYRLVQEDEEDEYFDFFLSSGWSHIASNGDIHLFRARSGTKPIYSDRDTLVEKYKNLNSSMNYAAVPLVLLTVLTWGGTILSSGLLQSILQVIAVILSVVALPAAWTVIATYANKWKVEGKKGLVNVLKTIPFLVLLLAIVILLVFDGVDSAVLILVYMVFGAVALPTIIWIVMSLYQKTGRNSVRK
- a CDS encoding endo alpha-1,4 polygalactosaminidase; the protein is MKRVFGLLIVLFSGALLIGNMLNGGFSEEGVGEEKRLKESEDIKGKLAEVEQFNYYLDEGTQAIGEEMKKVDLVIIEPILMQEEYITAAQDSGTLVYGYINSMEADKWNQALYHQLLENDFYKDKNGNKMYFEKWDSYLMDMSSEHYQHILLEEIKAQITDKKLDGVFLDTVGNIDSYLSGSEQKTQNEALTSFVKKIKNENGNLSIAQNWGFDTLAKYTAPYVDFIMWEDFSYSVVREDEWALEKMDQLKQIRNRYHTQVVTIAFKDEEKSKQLARKHGFKFLYHPEGSYYNKW